ACGCGCCTTTAATTGCTCGACTCCAACGTCACTCGCAAAGCTGCTGTTATCTATTCTGACTTCACCGGTAGAGCTGCCCATCACGCCCGCAGTGTGCTGAGCACAAGCCGTAAAAATAAGGGCCGATGCTAAGACCAAAACGATTTTCTTCATTTCATTCGCTCCAAATTAATTTAACCCCATCATACAGGGATCGTCATTACCTACTCTTGTAGATAAGTATTGATAAAACAAGCCTAACCTAAACTCCGACTCAGTTTAAGATAAGATTAACCAGCTAAATTAGCACAGCAGATTAATGTCTCCATGAATGTTAACTGGCTTTAAGTCCAGGATCAGTGGATCAAAAAATGAGCTCTAGCGGTAGCGATGAGTTTCTTTCTATTGGTTTGCCAACAATTGATACTCACATTAGCCACCCGGCGCCCTTGCCTGGTGATCTTACATTCGGCAAAGCTGTCTTTATGGTATCCGGCCCTCAAATAGTCAATGGAAAAATCCACCACCTTAGGCACTCTTGAGGTATGCATAAACACCATAAGTTGCACGATCGCCGACATCTCCATAAAGCCGGCAATCACGCCACCATGGATAGCTGGCAATATAGGATTACCGATATTCTCATCTCTTGCCGGCAGTCTAAACACCAGCTCATCCCCGAAACGCTCCACATTCATGCCGATGAAATCAGTATAGGGAACATGAGCTAAAAGATGGGCGAAGTCGTTAAGCGCCGTCGCCCGCTTGACTATTTCTTTAACGTCAAGCTCTTTGCCCCTTGGCTCACTCGCCTTGCTTGTATCTGCCGATGAAGCATGATTTACAGCACCTTCATTAACAGTGCCTTGATTTACAGCACCATTATTTACAGCCCTGGTACTAACGGCCTCACCATCCACGGCATTGGTGCTCGCCGATACGGCGTTAAGACTAGCTGATAGACTTGGCTTTTGTCCCAGTAAAGCCTGACGAAAATCATCGCCAATCATTTCCGGGCTTATCCGCATGAAAGAGCCAACGGCATGGGCAATGGGATCATCAATCGAGTCTTGATAAGCTATGGCTCGAGTGAAAGAGACGCTAGAAGAAATTTTATAACATTCTGCGAAACCATACACTGGCTTATTGGGATCCGCAGGCTTCATATAATCCACCCGCAGATCGAGTGTCGGCGAGAGCTCCAATGACTGATATTTATCATAGATAGCGCAAACAACAGCACTACCACTGGCTGTATCCATTAAAGTGGTGATCACACCACCATGAATAACACCAGTATCGGGATAACCAATCAGTTCCTCATTGTATGGCAGTTCAATGAGGACATGATGCTCACTGGCTTCGTGTACCTTTAATTTTAAACGACGGCATTGAGCCAGCTGATCGACAAAGCGAGTCGCGATTTGTGTCAATGGGAAAACATCTGAATTGACCTGCATGACAGTGCGCTCTCTATTAGCTGTTAATGCTTAACATGGGACCTAAGGAGCAACCACCCAATAGGTGCATATGTATATGATACACCTCTTGACCACCGTGCTTATTGCAATTCATTATGATGCGGTAACCATCTTCGGCAATCCCAGCCTCTTGTGCCAATTTAGCCGCGACTGTGACCATACGACCTAAGGCTTTCTCATCCGATGCTTTTACATCGTTGGTGGTTGCAATCAAGTGATTGGGGATGATCAATATATGAGTCGGCGCTCTAGCGTTGATGTCTCTGAATGCCGTGACTAGATCGTCTTGATATAGAATATCAGCGGGGATTTCACGTCGAATGATCTTGCTAAAAATGGTTTCTTCAGCCATCTGACTGTCCTCTTTTCTTTAGTGTTTCCACAGTATACGCATAAATTTATGACTTGTGAGTATATGAGAGTAAAGAGTAAAAACAACTGACTATAAAACATTCTTTTAATAGCAGGTTTCACTCCTTATGATCAGACAATCCTCAAACTCAATAACAGATAAAATGAGTCTGGTATCGAATTTTCACCTACAAAAAAGGGAGTGATAATGAATCACTCCCCTAATATGCTTATCCAGCATTATTACCCTTGCTTTATTCTCGCACTCACTCTCGCTTCAGAATGGGCTTCTAGCCAATATTTTTGTAACACAGGATTATTAAGCCCAGATGCTGTGTCCGCTAAGTTCCAGGCACGTTTCCAGATCCCATCGGCTATCATATGCACCACGGCACTCTCAATGGCTTGGGCCACACAGAGACTCACTGGCTCATTTGAGGTATAACCAAGTTCAGATTCCAGCAGGTCTTGAGCATCGATAAACTTAAATACCCCAGCGGAAACCTCTTTAGACAATATTGACTTAGTCGTCGTCACACTACTGAGTAAACGCCCGGTTCGAATATCTACCGCTCTTAAGTTAACCGTGACCGTATCGACCCTAAACTTAGAATTAACGCCTATTCCTAGATATCTTGCACCGGCACCACCAGTTTTAATATTAGTGTCATAGGCGACAATGCCACCTTCCATCAAAATCTGTGCCGAGCTTAATTGAGGCAGTTGATTGGCTTCGCCTTTAAGACCTGCCCTGACAATTTTTCTCTCTGTGAGCAGGTTTTGTAAGCCTTCTCGCTCTACAGGAACAAACCAGCTTGAATCATTCAGCGCCTGGGCAAGAAATGCGGTACCACTCTGAGGAACTGCTGTGGAGAAGTTACTCGATGGTATGGCCTTATATTGTCCCGTTTGATCGCGAAAATCATAAACAGCGGCCAGCATACTGCCCTGAGGATGGGGTAAACCTATCAGATCATAGTAGGTATCACTCTTTGGCATCAGGCTCGATGAGGCTTCTATTCCTTCAAACTCACTGGTGTTGGTGCTAGAGCAAGCCGTCAAGAGTAACAAGGCTGCAGTGATTATTAACTTCTTCATGCTTAGCCTCCCGTCCCCGTATTAACCAATCCACCGACTTCTATCACTGTGGTTTCACCTGTGACTATGTCGGTAATATGTACTAATAAGGTACCATCTTCATTAACGACATTGATCTCAAAATCTGTTGTTTTAAGGTAACCTTCACCACCATTCGCCGCATCATTAAACAACTGACTCATCAAGCGAGACTCTAAGGAGTTGGCCATTCTTTCCAGTGCTGTAGGCGGCGTGTATCCTGAGCTGGTCTTATGATCATTTTGTACGGAAGCATTAGCTAAAAGGTATGAACCATTTAGATAACTGCCACCGAAATTGGGGTTTACAGGCGTATAGATCAATTGGGTTGCACCGACGGAAAAACCCATCAGGCTAAGTCCTATGCCAGTGCCCAGTAAGCTGAATTTATTCATTTTCGGTCCCTGTCTAAAATTCATCTGGAGCAAGATCAGGATTTAAGAATTGTGCCCAACTTGCCTGTTTCTTATTTTGCTTTAAAATTTGATTAACTCTGGAAGCAGCAGCTGCAGCCTGACCATCGATATTTCGACTCGCTGGCGATACCACTGTGATATATATTGGTTTTCTATTATGAAAAATGGTGACTTTACTGCCGCTTCGAGCCGTAGCACGCTCGACAATACTCAAGCCTGAATGAGATGACATTCCGCCTATATCTCTGTATGCAGAGACAAATTCGCGGTAAAAACGATGGCCAACCCGGGTCATCGCCCTGTTTAAGATCAAGCCATCGACAAGATCGGCCTCTCGCTTTGGCTTTGCATCACTGATATTTTGAGTTTCAAGCGCTGGTGTCGATTTAACTTCTGCTTTAGATAGCTCCCCCGCCGAAACGATAAAGACCATATTGAACAGCAATAAACATAAAACCATTCGCTTCACAGATGAACCTCGTGAAGATGAGTCTGTGACCAGGCAATTGCTTGTCCACGACTGGAAACGCCTATTTTTCTAAACGCTCGATAGAGGTGAGTTTTAATGGTGCTCTCACTGACAAATAACTGATTAGCTATATCCACATTAGTGCTACCACTGAGCAGCGCCTGTAGGACTTCTCTTTCTCGAATGGTAAGGTTATCGCTGCCTTCCATATGAGATTGGTCATCACCACTGTTGTGGACTAACTCAGCCGGGATAACAGATTTCCCACGCAAGATGTTGCCTAAGCCTTGTCCTACGTCTTCTAATGAAGCATCACAATAAAAAATACCAGCTGTCACCGTGGGATGAATAAGAAAGCGCGCATCGATCTGTCTAGGGTAGTGTAAGAATACGACTCTCGAGACGTATTCTTTCTCGATGTGTCGCTGAATTTGATATGCTTTTTGTACATCAACCGTGGCTAGGTCAATGACGACGAGTGACAAGCTACCTTCTTTAAGCTCAAGCTCAACGTTTTCTGGTGTAGCCTTGACTAACTTAACCAAAAACTCTTGCGGCCAACGTGTATCCAGAAGATCGGCAAGTAATTGAGAACGCGAAACAACAATCCAATTTATGACTTTAAACATACAGCTGACTCCATGTCGTAATATTCACTGCGCCAGAGGCCTTGGAAATAACAATTAAGCTACACTAGCGTGCCGAATGTATCTATCACTTTTCAATCTGTATCGGTTAAAAGGGTGCTAAGCACCCTTTTAACCTTATACATTTACTCTGGCACGCTAGCTTGCATGATAGTCACCTGGTTATAAGAACCATGACTTGTCACGTTCGCCGTGTTGTATGCGTCATACTGGCTCACGCTCACCATGTTGCCGGCTCCGCCTTCAACATAGACATCAGTTACGTGATTATTACCATATTGAACCACATCGATATCGTTACCAGCTCCACTATAGGACTCAACAGTCGCGCTGTTAAACTCACCAGTCTGTGCGATATCAATTTGCGAACCATTATCGGCAGCGTCTGCATAAGCTAAGTTTTCAGTACCAGTTTGAGTGATATTGAGGACGTTATCATTACCATAAGTTCCCGCACCTAAGTCATCACCATACCAATTACTGGCGGTGTCACTGTTAGTTACTCGGTTACCTGTACCTGTCTGAACGATAGTAATTTCACTGGCATTACCACCTTGAGATGCTGCACCCGCATAGTTATCACTACCTGTTTGAGACACGCTGATGCTATTACCGAAACTTGAATCCGCTTGGTCAATCAGAACTGTGTTTGAATTTCCTGTTTGAGCCACGACAGCACTGTCATTGGTACCGGCTTGATTGATAGTGGCAGTATTACCTGTACCTTCAAGGCTTCCGCTTTGAGTTAAGGTTAGCGAGTTACTCGCGCCACTTTGATTAACCTGGGCAAGGTTAGATAAATCATTTTGAGTGATATTAGCCGTCTGCTCATCACCTGCTTGAGTGACTGTAGCATCGTTAAGTGAACCCGTTTGCAATACAGTCGCTGTGCTACCAAAACTTGTCTGCGCCACAGTCGCTGAATTTTCGGCTCCAGTTTGATCTACATCGGCAGTGTTTTCATCACCAGTTTGCTCTACACCAGCTAAGTTGTCAGCCGCACTCTGGTTAACGTTAGCAATGTTCAAAGAACCGTCTTGATTAATATCTGCTAGGTTGTTAATTGCAGACTGAGTAACGTAAGCCTCGTTAGCTTCACCAGCTGAATAAACAATAGCTTCATTTCGTTTAGCTGATTGTGTCACTTGGGCTATGTTAAGGTCACCGACTTGTGTCACATCGGCTGTATTACGCCTTGCTGACTGAGTCACTCCGGCGTCATTACTGTTACCGGTTTGTGCAAGCATAGCGGCATTACGCTTAGCCGATTGGTTAATATCACCCGTATTTGAATTGCCAGTTTGGTCCACAGAAGCTAAGTTTCGTGCAGCTGTCTGACTCACATTGGCATCGTTACTATTACCAACTTGGCTAACGCTAGCACTGTTTTTCTGTGCAAACTGCTCTATGTTGCCGGTGTTTTCATTGCCTGTCTGAACCAGATCGGCGCGAGTTGAATCTGTGCCACCATCATGTTCATAATTGCCGGTATTCT
This portion of the Shewanella violacea DSS12 genome encodes:
- a CDS encoding curli production assembly/transport protein CsgE codes for the protein MVLCLLLFNMVFIVSAGELSKAEVKSTPALETQNISDAKPKREADLVDGLILNRAMTRVGHRFYREFVSAYRDIGGMSSHSGLSIVERATARSGSKVTIFHNRKPIYITVVSPASRNIDGQAAAAASRVNQILKQNKKQASWAQFLNPDLAPDEF
- a CDS encoding PaaI family thioesterase, translated to MQVNSDVFPLTQIATRFVDQLAQCRRLKLKVHEASEHHVLIELPYNEELIGYPDTGVIHGGVITTLMDTASGSAVVCAIYDKYQSLELSPTLDLRVDYMKPADPNKPVYGFAECYKISSSVSFTRAIAYQDSIDDPIAHAVGSFMRISPEMIGDDFRQALLGQKPSLSASLNAVSASTNAVDGEAVSTRAVNNGAVNQGTVNEGAVNHASSADTSKASEPRGKELDVKEIVKRATALNDFAHLLAHVPYTDFIGMNVERFGDELVFRLPARDENIGNPILPAIHGGVIAGFMEMSAIVQLMVFMHTSRVPKVVDFSIDYLRAGYHKDSFAECKITRQGRRVANVSINCWQTNRKKLIATARAHFLIH
- a CDS encoding CsgG/HfaB family protein encodes the protein MKKLIITAALLLLTACSSTNTSEFEGIEASSSLMPKSDTYYDLIGLPHPQGSMLAAVYDFRDQTGQYKAIPSSNFSTAVPQSGTAFLAQALNDSSWFVPVEREGLQNLLTERKIVRAGLKGEANQLPQLSSAQILMEGGIVAYDTNIKTGGAGARYLGIGVNSKFRVDTVTVNLRAVDIRTGRLLSSVTTTKSILSKEVSAGVFKFIDAQDLLESELGYTSNEPVSLCVAQAIESAVVHMIADGIWKRAWNLADTASGLNNPVLQKYWLEAHSEARVSARIKQG
- a CDS encoding LuxR C-terminal-related transcriptional regulator, which produces MFKVINWIVVSRSQLLADLLDTRWPQEFLVKLVKATPENVELELKEGSLSLVVIDLATVDVQKAYQIQRHIEKEYVSRVVFLHYPRQIDARFLIHPTVTAGIFYCDASLEDVGQGLGNILRGKSVIPAELVHNSGDDQSHMEGSDNLTIREREVLQALLSGSTNVDIANQLFVSESTIKTHLYRAFRKIGVSSRGQAIAWSQTHLHEVHL
- a CDS encoding curlin, which encodes MNQTKIALVVSAALLTSTSVYAEDSTHNLAEVTQLGGVQNTATVIQTNESSYNKVLVNQEGSNNTATATQVRTTETEARINQKGDGNTATVDQQDATSSALATVDSIGNDNNATIMQKLNNQQSALASVAQNGDDNSATVTQNNADGAISAITQNGNGDTAEINNRWSDFANATIVQNTGADNSAYISQDSSDAAAAELTQSGAGNDGNILQNTGNYEHDGGTDSTRADLVQTGNENTGNIEQFAQKNSASVSQVGNSNDANVSQTAARNLASVDQTGNSNTGDINQSAKRNAAMLAQTGNSNDAGVTQSARRNTADVTQVGDLNIAQVTQSAKRNEAIVYSAGEANEAYVTQSAINNLADINQDGSLNIANVNQSAADNLAGVEQTGDENTADVDQTGAENSATVAQTSFGSTATVLQTGSLNDATVTQAGDEQTANITQNDLSNLAQVNQSGASNSLTLTQSGSLEGTGNTATINQAGTNDSAVVAQTGNSNTVLIDQADSSFGNSISVSQTGSDNYAGAASQGGNASEITIVQTGTGNRVTNSDTASNWYGDDLGAGTYGNDNVLNITQTGTENLAYADAADNGSQIDIAQTGEFNSATVESYSGAGNDIDVVQYGNNHVTDVYVEGGAGNMVSVSQYDAYNTANVTSHGSYNQVTIMQASVPE
- the hinT gene encoding purine nucleoside phosphoramidase, encoding MAEETIFSKIIRREIPADILYQDDLVTAFRDINARAPTHILIIPNHLIATTNDVKASDEKALGRMVTVAAKLAQEAGIAEDGYRIIMNCNKHGGQEVYHIHMHLLGGCSLGPMLSINS
- a CDS encoding curli assembly protein CsgF, with product MNKFSLLGTGIGLSLMGFSVGATQLIYTPVNPNFGGSYLNGSYLLANASVQNDHKTSSGYTPPTALERMANSLESRLMSQLFNDAANGGEGYLKTTDFEINVVNEDGTLLVHITDIVTGETTVIEVGGLVNTGTGG